AGTCAAACAAATAGAGCGTGAGTTTCCCAATAAAAGATTCGTAGTTAAACCTCATGACTTTTCAATTTCAGTCCCTCCAAAAGCTAAAGGTTTTGGTGCTATAGAAATTCAAGATGATTGTGATGAATTCATTATTTTTATTGGTAACTTTACTCACGTCCATTTTAGCTGTAATGACACTTCATTGAGTAAGCAACAACAAGCTGACTCAGCAGCATCCGAAGTCATCGACTTTTTAACGGATCTTTTCGCAGATAAAATTGTATTTTGGGGTTCTGCTGAAAAAGGTGGTGGCTTTTACTACCCAGAGTTTAGCTCAGCGGAAAACGAAGAAAAAAATGGGTTTGGTCAGGCGCATTATCCAGCTAACAAGCGCAACAGTTTCAGCCTAAAAATACTTTAAGCTTTTTTCTTCAACTTAGAGTTGAGTTAATGCAATAAGTGAAGCAAGTATATTCGTCGGTTTACATGCTGGTATTCGTGGATTACTTATCTTTCGATAAGCAGCGCCTACCTTACTACCAATTTACAAACATTGGGCGTCGTGACACCTGTCTTCAGTCTATGTTCGTGGTTCAATGAGAATATTGACATGGCCACCCATAATTATTGAACATCACAAAATACTAAAGCACGATTATTGAGCTCACTCTTTTGTGAATATTGAGTCAAAATCACAAGGCCGAAAAGTACGTTGATGAGATCAGAAGATACGCCCTGCTAACACCAAAAAGCTCAAGCAGTTGCTTGAGCTTTTATCTTTGTAATTCGGTTAAGGCCACGAATTAACCTAATTAAACTCGGCCTCTAGGCTCTGTTGCTCTTGGACTTTCTGTACAAAGGCAAGCACATTGTCTCGCTCAAAGTGCTGACGCAGGTTTACTGCTTGCTCTAGGTCAAAATGTGGCTCTTTTGGATGGTAGGAGATGTATTGGTTATTGATGCTTTGCATTTTAGGGATGACAAACACCAGTTGGTGATGCTTTGGTGATTGTGAGTAAAAGTGCAGGCTAAGATCGACTGAGCGTCCTACTCGCCATGGGCTATTACCTAAACGCCAAAAGGTATAACCAGTTTTGACTTTGGTGATCTCTTTATCAAGGGTGACGGCTTTAGCAATGGCTTTCTTATTCCATGATTCATACTTATAAATCGCTGACATTAGCGAGTCTGCCGCATCGCGAGACAACCTCACACCAACGACATAAATACCCTCATAGAAATAGATAGTAAACTCATCTTTTTCGGCGTTGTAATCGATACTGGCATCAGCCGCTTTTAGGCGATTGATATCTTCATCAAAATACTGTGGCTGGATATTACTCACGTAACGTTCATCAGCACAGACGCCTGAGAACGACAGTAAGAGCAATACTAAAAGCACTAAAAATCTCACAATCCCCTCCTTGATCAAAAATTTTACATTTCTACGCTAAATAAAAATGAGTAATTACTCAATCAAAAAATCATCACATTTGAAAAAAATGACACTTGCAGCCTCCTTGTACGCGAATTTTAGCCAAGCTAAATCAGCCGGTTGCTTGAACACCTGCAATCCCACACACCTAAAAAAATAGGCAACCGCTTGGTTGCCTATGTCTTACTTGTCTCACGCTTAATACTGACTTCGACCGTTAGCCCAGTAACTGATCTGCCACAAACGGGTTGTGTTGACGTTCTTCCGAGAATGTCGACATTGGGCCGTGGCCAGGAATAAATTGGGTTTCATTGCCCAATGGCCATAGTTTTTTAGTGATTGAATTAATTAAATCTTGATGATTCGACTGTGGGAAGTCGGTGCGCCCAATAGAGCTTCTAAACAGTACATCGCCTACCCAGGCAGTTTTTGATGATGCTGAGTAAAACACTACGTGACCTGGCGTGTGGCCAGGGCAATGCACCACTTGCAGCTTTTGATTGCCTAACTCAACAGTGTCGCCGTCATTCAAGTATTGGTTTGGAGTAAAAGCGCCAACTTCTGGGAAGCCAAAATTTTTACTTTGGCCTGGCAAATTCTCTAGCCAAAAGCTGTCGTCGATATGCGGCCCTACAATAGGGATATTTTGCTGCTCGGCAAGCGCTTGCGCACCACCAACATGGTCAATATGACCATGAGTAAGCAAAATTTTGACTAGCGTTAGGCCTAACTTTTCAACCTCTGTGGTAATGCGATCGATATCGCCACCAGGGTCGACGATTGCCGCTTGTAGGGTGTCTTTACACCAAATCACACTGCAATTTTGCTGAAACGGTGTTACCGGTATGATTTGATACTTCATGAAACTTCCCTCTAAATAAACGGCTTTAATGCGCTGAAAACGAGTCAGGTTTTACCTAACGCTATTTTGCAATTATTGCTGAAAAAAGCCTAGGGGTATTTGATCTTTATCTAAATAACCTCAACTCGGGATAATAAATCGGTTTCTAACGGCTATTTTTGTCTATTTCTTCGTTAAAGCTACTTGCAATAGGCTAGCTATTGACGCGCAGCTTCGCCTTGAACTAAACAAAACTATCTCGCTAGAAACATGAAATATCGTAAAGCACTTTGCTAAAGGTTTATTTGCACTTCCTTATCCCGAGCTAAGGTTACATAACCTCAACTCGGGATAATAAACCGGTTTCTAACGGCTATTTTTGTCTATCTCTTATTAATAAAGAGCGCGTTAAAGCTCCTTGCATTAGGCTAGCTATTGACGCGCAGTTGCTCGCTTTGAAGCAGGCTTTTTTGTCGTTGTTGTTTTTGATGCAGCTTTAGCATTTGAAGCACTAGATTTACTGTAGCTTTTGCGACCTTTTCTTGCTGTTTTTGCGCCCTTGCCCAAGATTTTTTAGCTGGCGCTTTAACGCCTTGTAATGCCGTAGGAATATGGGCTGCTGCTTGAGAGACAAGATGAGATACTTGATTAACCAATGGCTGCATAAAGCTGTCGTAGCGTAACTGTTTTTGGCTTATGGCATCTAGGCTTTGCTCCCACAGCGCTGTCATATCAGGCAAGGTAGCCGACTCAGGCAAGCTGTGAACTAAACCTTTGCCTACCTCGGTCGCTATAATCGCTTTGCCTGAGCGCACAACAAAGCCACGTTTAAACAGCAGCTCGATAATTCCTGCCCGAGTTGCTTCAGTGCCCAAACCATCGGTTTCTTTTAAAGTCTTTTTAATCTCTGCGTCGCTGACATAACGGCTAATGCCGGTCATTGCGCTAAGCAAGGTTGCATCAGTAAAGTGCTTAGGTGGCTGAGTCACTTTTTCTACCACTTCACCTTGATGACAAAACAGCACCTGACCTCGAGTGAGTTTAGGCAGCTTGGCCAGTTCTTCACCATCCCCACTGGCAGCATCATCCTTAGTGCCGTTTTTCACTGCACTGCTGCTTGCGGGGAATAGCTGTTTCCAACCGAGTGATTTGTCGACTTTAGCTTTGGTGGTGAATCTGCCGCCTTGAATCGCTATTTCGACTTGAGTTTCGTCATATACGTAAGCCGGATAAAACTGCGCCAAATACTGGCGAGCGATATGTTGGTAAAGGTTCGCTTCATCGCGAGTAAGCGAGGCTAAATTTGCCTTTTTCTCGGTTGGGACGATGGCGTGGTGCGCATCGACTTTTGAGTCGTTCCAGGCTTTAGAGACTAAAGATAAATCTGGACTGTCGATTCCTTGAGTGAGTTGCGGCGCATTGGCGCATATAGCCTGGGTAACAGCAGGAGCAAGTGCTAACTGCTCTTTAGGTAAGTGACGACTATCTGAGCGCGGGTACGTGATAAGTTTATGTTTTTCATACAGGCTTTGGCAGGTATCAAGCACAGCTTTGGCGCTTAAACCAAAGCGTTTAGCGGCGTCGATTTGCAGTGACGATAAACTGTAAAGCAGCGGTGGATTTTGCTTTTTGGTTTTGCATTCAAGCTTAGTGATTTTGGCTTGTTGACCGGTAATTCTGCCTGCCACGTTGTGCGCTAACCCTTTAGCAAGCACACGGCCATCTTCGTCCATGTAGGGTTCACAAGCTTTGCTAGGTTGCCACTTGGCGCTAAAGCTAGGTTCTGACTCATTTACGTCAGATAAATGCGCTAACACCTCATAGAACGGCTTAGGTTGAAAGTTTGTGATTTCTTCATCGCGGCGGACAATTAAGCCAAGTACTGGCGTTTGTACACGCCCAACTGACAACACGCCTTGATAGCCAACCTTTTTACCTTGAATGGTATAGGCGCGGGTCATGTTCATACCATATAGCCAGTCGGCACGGCTACGAGCCAATGCTGATGTTGATAGTGGAACAAACTCACGGTTACTGCGCAGTTGCCCAAGTGCCCTTTTTACCGCGCTTGGGTTTAAGTCACTCACCAATAGGCGCTGCACCTTGGCAAGCTTGTCGCCCTTAACGCCTAAATGGGAGATGACCTCATCGACCAGCAACTGCCCTTCTCTATCTGGGTCGCCAGCGTTAACCAGCTCATTGGCTTGTTTGACTAACTTACGCAGTACGGTTAATTGGCTACGGGTTTTCGGCTTAGGTTTGAGCTGCCATTTTTCAGGCACTATGGGGAGATCTTCAATACGCCAGGATTTGTATTTGTCGTCATAGGCATCTGGCTCGGCTTGCTCAAGCAAGTGACCGATACACCATGACACGCAATCGCCGTTAGCCGCGGTAATAAACCCCTCAGCTTTTTTAAGTGGCTTAGGTAGCACATCGGCAATAGCGCGACCAAGACTTGGTTTTTCGGCAATATATAGACGCATAGAAAACTGGACAAAGCACTGTATGAATTGACAGTACTTTACCCAGCGAAGCGGTAAAGCGCAATAGCAACAATCAACAACAGCTGATTTGATTAAATCTAGGTGCTTTGCGCTCACGCCGAAAAAGGCTTACAAATGCTTTAGCTTGCTAATCAACCAAACATGCCAGCAACTGAGATTCCATGCCATCGTCAATGGTACTTTTGCCGGCTGCATTAGCTTGCGAAATCAACTCAATACGGCTCTCGAAGCATTCATCAAGCTCAATTTCGGTAATACCGTCTGGCGTTAAGTTGTAGCCAAATACTCCCATGTCGGTGATAAATACGGCCTTCATACGCTCTACCACTAAATCAACTAATAAGCGCACCAATGACTGACGCGAGAACACTTTATCTGGCGCAAAACGCCAGCCGACACTGTTGTAGCCTTCGCCTTGATTGCTTGCTTTAATCACGCCGCTCTCTGGCATAGGCAGATCACACGCGAGTGGTTTAGGTTTGCCGTGATGATGGTGATGATGATGATGTGAACTGTTGGATAAGCCTTGAGTTTTACCCTCAAGCGCACTTAGCGGCAATTTACCATGCTCGGCAAAAATCACTTTCGTATCAGGGTTAGCCTGATTGACATAAGCAATGAGTTGCTCGGCTTCATCAGCGCGATACAGATCTTGCTTGTTACCAACAATCACATCAGCAATAGCGATTTGCTGATTAAACGTATCGTGCTCAGTGTATTTAGGCTCAGCTAGTTTACGGGCATCAACTAAAGTGATGGTTTGTTGCAGCGACAATACCTGGCGGTAATGCTCAGATGACAACACCTCAAGCACTTCTTTAGGGTGACCTAAGCCTGTTGGCTCAATCAATAATCTGTCTGGCTTAGCAGTGCTGAGCAGTTGATTTAACGCGATCTCCATCGGCAAACCTGCGGCGCAGCACATACAACCGCCGGGTACTTCTCGGATAAAGACTTGCTGCTCAGCATGCTGGCCTTGAAACAAGCTGCCATCTACACCGATTTCGCCAAACTCATTCACCAACACTGCCCAGCGTTCATGCTCTGGCTTGTGCTTCATTAGGCTCATAATGGTTGAGGTTTTACCCACACCAAGAGAGCCGGTAATGATGTTGGTAGGTACCTGAGAGATAGGGTTAGAGCTCATTAGCAATTCTCCGGTAACCTTCAACCAGGGTATGGTTTGCAGAAACGACAGACTCAGAAAATGCTGAATACTCTGGTGGTACTTTAGAGATGGTGTTTAAGTCAAAATCTGGGCCGATGTTAGTCATTGGCGGCACGTGGAACTGCTCTGGTAAGTCTAAGCCATCAACCACACTGTTATGGCGAATAACGCAGCCTTTACCAATTTTGGTAGAGAACACTACGGAGTTAAAACCAATGAATACATCGTCGCACACTTCACATGGGCCATGGATAATTGAACGATGGGCAATAGAGCTTCGCTCGCCAATGGTTACCGCCGCGCCGGCTTTTGAGTGAATAACCACACCGTCTTGGATATTGGTGTCGCGCTTGATAATAATTGGCTCCATGTCGCCTTGTGCGTTCACTTCATCAGCGCGGATAACCGCATAAGGGCCAACAAATACGTTTTCTTCAATGATGACTTTGCCGCAAATAATGGCGGTAGGATCAATAAACGCGGTTTCTGCAACTACAGGCATGTGCCCAGTTGGATTTTTTCTTAGCATGACAATTCTCGTTAATGTTGTTTTATTCGTTTTATTTATTCAGAAGCGCTAACCCCAATTGGTATGACAAATCACCGCTCAAACGCTAATGCCATTGCAGCATTTGGCGCTTCAATAAGCTTGTCGCCATCAAATACCTGCTGACCATTTACCCAGGTGCCTGCAATGCGTGATGTGAATTCATGGCCAGCAAATGGGGTCCAGTTGCAGTGATATAAGCAGTTTTCATCAG
This DNA window, taken from Shewanella maritima, encodes the following:
- a CDS encoding DNA topoisomerase III, with amino-acid sequence MRLYIAEKPSLGRAIADVLPKPLKKAEGFITAANGDCVSWCIGHLLEQAEPDAYDDKYKSWRIEDLPIVPEKWQLKPKPKTRSQLTVLRKLVKQANELVNAGDPDREGQLLVDEVISHLGVKGDKLAKVQRLLVSDLNPSAVKRALGQLRSNREFVPLSTSALARSRADWLYGMNMTRAYTIQGKKVGYQGVLSVGRVQTPVLGLIVRRDEEITNFQPKPFYEVLAHLSDVNESEPSFSAKWQPSKACEPYMDEDGRVLAKGLAHNVAGRITGQQAKITKLECKTKKQNPPLLYSLSSLQIDAAKRFGLSAKAVLDTCQSLYEKHKLITYPRSDSRHLPKEQLALAPAVTQAICANAPQLTQGIDSPDLSLVSKAWNDSKVDAHHAIVPTEKKANLASLTRDEANLYQHIARQYLAQFYPAYVYDETQVEIAIQGGRFTTKAKVDKSLGWKQLFPASSSAVKNGTKDDAASGDGEELAKLPKLTRGQVLFCHQGEVVEKVTQPPKHFTDATLLSAMTGISRYVSDAEIKKTLKETDGLGTEATRAGIIELLFKRGFVVRSGKAIIATEVGKGLVHSLPESATLPDMTALWEQSLDAISQKQLRYDSFMQPLVNQVSHLVSQAAAHIPTALQGVKAPAKKSWARAQKQQEKVAKATVNLVLQMLKLHQKQQRQKSLLQSEQLRVNS
- a CDS encoding DapH/DapD/GlmU-related protein, whose protein sequence is MLRKNPTGHMPVVAETAFIDPTAIICGKVIIEENVFVGPYAVIRADEVNAQGDMEPIIIKRDTNIQDGVVIHSKAGAAVTIGERSSIAHRSIIHGPCEVCDDVFIGFNSVVFSTKIGKGCVIRHNSVVDGLDLPEQFHVPPMTNIGPDFDLNTISKVPPEYSAFSESVVSANHTLVEGYRRIANEL
- a CDS encoding CobW family GTP-binding protein, whose protein sequence is MSSNPISQVPTNIITGSLGVGKTSTIMSLMKHKPEHERWAVLVNEFGEIGVDGSLFQGQHAEQQVFIREVPGGCMCCAAGLPMEIALNQLLSTAKPDRLLIEPTGLGHPKEVLEVLSSEHYRQVLSLQQTITLVDARKLAEPKYTEHDTFNQQIAIADVIVGNKQDLYRADEAEQLIAYVNQANPDTKVIFAEHGKLPLSALEGKTQGLSNSSHHHHHHHHGKPKPLACDLPMPESGVIKASNQGEGYNSVGWRFAPDKVFSRQSLVRLLVDLVVERMKAVFITDMGVFGYNLTPDGITEIELDECFESRIELISQANAAGKSTIDDGMESQLLACLVD
- a CDS encoding MBL fold metallo-hydrolase, producing the protein MKYQIIPVTPFQQNCSVIWCKDTLQAAIVDPGGDIDRITTEVEKLGLTLVKILLTHGHIDHVGGAQALAEQQNIPIVGPHIDDSFWLENLPGQSKNFGFPEVGAFTPNQYLNDGDTVELGNQKLQVVHCPGHTPGHVVFYSASSKTAWVGDVLFRSSIGRTDFPQSNHQDLINSITKKLWPLGNETQFIPGHGPMSTFSEERQHNPFVADQLLG